From Halapricum desulfuricans, a single genomic window includes:
- a CDS encoding ArsR/SmtB family transcription factor translates to MTDRAVDRDTDVNVAQAASAFGSLADENRIGILLALWQSGPLSFAELQSAAGFSDSGHFNYHLDELLDRFVEKTDGQYRLRTPGTSALDVVFDERFGESPPDVDIDVEADCPSCDTQLHASYSDGRVVIGCPDCPVLVNIGYFPPRGRLERDPAEFFAAYSKQTWRDFTLAREGICPHCGGRTETTVEVDPDWHLRYPAVSVCQSCQVTIGTTIGVRLLADPAVVAFLHDHGEHADDRPFWEFNCCIDDSDAVLQSEEPLRVTVPITLDEETLRVTVDERTNVLETERVTRR, encoded by the coding sequence ATGACCGACAGGGCTGTCGATCGGGACACTGACGTCAACGTCGCGCAGGCCGCGTCCGCGTTCGGGTCGCTCGCCGACGAGAACCGAATCGGGATCCTGCTGGCGCTGTGGCAGTCCGGGCCGCTGTCGTTCGCCGAACTCCAGTCGGCCGCCGGATTCTCCGACAGCGGCCACTTCAACTACCACCTCGACGAACTCCTCGATCGGTTCGTCGAGAAGACTGACGGCCAGTATCGCCTGCGCACGCCCGGCACGTCAGCGCTCGACGTCGTCTTCGACGAGCGGTTCGGTGAGTCCCCGCCGGACGTCGACATCGACGTCGAGGCGGACTGTCCGTCCTGTGATACGCAACTGCACGCCTCGTATTCGGACGGACGGGTCGTCATCGGGTGCCCGGACTGCCCGGTGCTGGTGAACATCGGCTACTTCCCGCCACGGGGTCGCCTCGAACGGGATCCGGCCGAGTTCTTCGCCGCCTACAGCAAGCAGACCTGGCGCGATTTCACGCTCGCCCGCGAGGGAATCTGCCCGCACTGCGGCGGACGCACCGAAACGACCGTCGAGGTCGACCCGGACTGGCACCTTCGGTATCCGGCCGTGAGCGTCTGTCAGAGCTGTCAGGTGACCATCGGCACGACGATCGGCGTCCGGCTGCTCGCGGATCCGGCGGTCGTCGCGTTCCTGCACGATCACGGCGAGCACGCCGACGACCGCCCATTCTGGGAGTTCAACTGCTGTATCGACGACAGCGACGCCGTCCTGCAAAGCGAGGAGCCACTGCGCGTGACCGTTCCGATCACGCTCGACGAAGAGACGCTACGGGTGACCGTCGACGAGCGGACGAACGTCCTCGAGACCGAGCGAGTCACGCGTCGGTGA